Proteins co-encoded in one Candidatus Eisenbacteria bacterium genomic window:
- a CDS encoding glycosyltransferase family 2 protein, with product MTPFVSIVLSVRNEGRFLAGTLERVLAQDYPADRMEILVVDGASADGTPEIVTRMAAHDSRLRLLQNPSMHVAEGLNHGIGASRGDIVVRVDGHCAIPPQYVSTCVRLLQQGVADCVGGPPRAVGTGWMGTAIALAMSSRFGVGGASFRYTERARYVDHVPFGAYWRRTFDRVGLFDPDLVRNQDDEFSYRLLQAGGRIFVDPAISAEYWSRSTLGGLWCQYFGYGYYKVLVIRKRCGRPSSVRQLVPPAVILCLLASAVASAATGRPELLGVVWGGYAAFVGVGTMVTLIRRRRWQAVFLPVVFATMHLAYGSGFLTSLIVGAPGGRRRNRA from the coding sequence ATGACCCCGTTCGTATCCATCGTTCTCTCGGTCCGGAACGAAGGGAGGTTCCTCGCTGGGACCTTGGAGCGGGTCCTCGCCCAGGATTACCCTGCGGACAGGATGGAAATCCTGGTTGTGGACGGGGCATCGGCGGACGGTACGCCGGAGATCGTGACCCGAATGGCCGCGCATGATTCGCGACTCCGCCTATTACAAAATCCTTCGATGCACGTCGCGGAAGGTCTGAACCATGGAATCGGCGCCTCCCGTGGAGACATCGTCGTGCGGGTCGATGGCCACTGCGCGATCCCGCCGCAGTACGTGAGCACGTGCGTCCGGCTGCTGCAGCAGGGGGTTGCGGACTGCGTCGGCGGGCCGCCCCGCGCCGTCGGAACGGGATGGATGGGCACCGCCATTGCGCTGGCCATGAGCTCTCGGTTCGGGGTTGGTGGCGCTTCCTTCCGCTACACCGAACGCGCACGATACGTGGATCACGTCCCCTTCGGCGCCTATTGGCGCCGAACATTCGATCGCGTCGGTCTCTTCGACCCCGATCTGGTGCGAAATCAGGACGACGAGTTCAGTTACCGCCTCCTCCAGGCCGGCGGCCGCATCTTCGTGGACCCCGCGATCTCCGCGGAATATTGGAGCCGGTCTACCCTCGGCGGGTTGTGGTGCCAGTACTTCGGGTACGGCTACTACAAGGTCCTCGTCATCCGGAAGCGCTGTGGGAGACCATCGTCGGTACGCCAGCTGGTGCCCCCAGCGGTCATCCTGTGCCTGCTCGCGAGCGCGGTTGCGTCGGCAGCCACGGGACGCCCTGAGCTTCTCGGGGTCGTGTGGGGAGGGTACGCAGCGTTCGTGGGTGTGGGAACCATGGTCACGCTGATTCGACGGCGCCGATGGCAGGCGGTGTTCTTGCCCGTGGTTTTTGCGACGATGCATCTCGCGTACGGATCTGGATTCCTGACCTCTCTCATCGTTGGGGCCCCTGGGGGTAGGCGACGCAACCGTGCGTAA
- a CDS encoding glycosyltransferase family 4 protein has protein sequence MSPKIARNYVAALAGDGYDVDVVTPAASPDHPVYRIDHSSQGHDCIEGVTLHRTYPGPLYRLACRAARKPRVAATPATPANADAARAAYRRLIRPWMIPDGRADWLPWAIAKATSLILRRPYDLLVTYAFPYTCHFVGFALRPWIRGPWILNQGDLWSFSPGVNLPRWRLAIDRMLERAVLIRGTRIIVTNDEMIAGYREHFPEVPESRFAVIPIGYDRQTYERSAPEISARFRFAYTGALPVYGRGLYTFLEGLARARREESIDAECVIAGTMPQEIRDFASRLGLGDAVEFRGFQPSSAVAALQLGAHVLVMVGMPKGLQVPSKVYEYFAAKRPILGVRCDEADIAARSVSRHNRGLSVPDDVGEVERAIASLHKMWKSGSLDRSFDLAGVPAHDWDEVGRRFLAAVQEAERAWHA, from the coding sequence ATGAGCCCAAAGATCGCGAGGAATTACGTCGCGGCATTGGCGGGGGATGGCTACGACGTCGACGTGGTCACGCCCGCCGCCTCACCGGACCATCCCGTTTATCGCATCGACCATTCGAGCCAGGGGCACGACTGCATCGAGGGGGTAACTCTGCACCGAACGTACCCGGGGCCGCTCTATCGGCTGGCATGTCGAGCCGCACGGAAACCGCGGGTCGCAGCCACGCCGGCCACGCCGGCGAACGCGGATGCCGCTCGCGCGGCCTACCGCCGATTGATCCGTCCGTGGATGATTCCGGACGGGCGCGCAGACTGGCTCCCGTGGGCCATCGCGAAGGCCACGAGTCTGATCCTGAGGCGACCCTACGACCTGCTCGTGACCTATGCCTTCCCGTACACCTGCCACTTTGTGGGCTTCGCCCTCCGACCATGGATTCGAGGCCCGTGGATCCTCAACCAGGGGGACCTCTGGTCATTCTCTCCAGGCGTAAACCTGCCGCGTTGGCGGCTCGCTATCGACCGCATGTTGGAGCGTGCGGTTCTGATCCGGGGGACCAGAATCATCGTAACCAACGACGAGATGATCGCGGGCTATCGTGAGCACTTCCCGGAAGTGCCCGAGTCCCGGTTTGCGGTGATTCCGATCGGATACGACCGGCAGACCTACGAGCGGAGCGCTCCGGAGATCTCGGCCCGCTTTCGCTTCGCGTACACGGGTGCCTTACCCGTCTACGGACGAGGCCTGTACACGTTTCTGGAGGGCCTTGCCCGCGCCAGACGGGAGGAATCGATCGATGCCGAGTGCGTCATCGCGGGCACGATGCCTCAGGAGATCCGGGACTTCGCCTCAAGACTCGGTCTCGGCGATGCGGTTGAATTCCGTGGATTCCAGCCGAGCTCCGCCGTCGCGGCTCTTCAGCTTGGAGCCCACGTCCTCGTGATGGTCGGCATGCCCAAGGGGCTGCAGGTGCCCTCCAAGGTGTACGAGTATTTTGCCGCGAAGCGGCCGATTCTTGGGGTGCGCTGCGACGAGGCGGACATCGCCGCTCGGAGCGTGTCGCGTCACAACCGGGGGCTATCAGTGCCCGACGATGTCGGGGAGGTTGAGCGTGCCATCGCCAGCCTCCACAAGATGTGGAAATCGGGATCCCTGGACCGCTCCTTCGATCTCGCGGGCGTGCCTGCCCACGACTGGGACGAGGTGGGCCGCAGGTTCTTGGCCGCCGTTCAGGAGGCAGAGCGTGCCTGGCATGCCTGA